A segment of the Staphylococcus ratti genome:
GCTTATGGTTAAGTGAATTAGTTCATTTTTATGATGTATTTCACGGAAATGAACAATATCAAGTCGATTTATATAATATTAAAGGTGGAAATACGCCTTTAGATCCCGTTAGTTTAAAACCTATCATTATAGACAAGCTGACGAAAAGTTATTATGAAAACGAATTGTTTATGGATCAACTCAAATTGACACCAAGTATCGATACAGCAGATCCTTCGACATATGATGTAATTTATTTTACTGGTGGACATGGTGTGATGTATGATTTCCCAGGAAATGAAGCGATACAACAAGCCGTTAATACGATTTATGATAATGGAGGCATTATTGCTTCTGTATGCCATGGCGCATCAGCTTTATTAGACGTCAAACGCCCCAATCATCGCTTTTTAATTGATGGCAAACAATTAACAGGATTTTCAAATGTAGAAGAAGTACTAGCACAACGCCAAAAA
Coding sequences within it:
- a CDS encoding type 1 glutamine amidotransferase domain-containing protein, encoding MKKIMIVNTSHSQFDGAEQPTGLWLSELVHFYDVFHGNEQYQVDLYNIKGGNTPLDPVSLKPIIIDKLTKSYYENELFMDQLKLTPSIDTADPSTYDVIYFTGGHGVMYDFPGNEAIQQAVNTIYDNGGIIASVCHGASALLDVKRPNHRFLIDGKQLTGFSNVEEVLAQRQKVVPYQLESELKVKGANYVKSKIPMKGFVVVDGQLISGQNPASARKVAEAVKDKLSRGKEI